Part of the Mytilus trossulus isolate FHL-02 chromosome 2, PNRI_Mtr1.1.1.hap1, whole genome shotgun sequence genome is shown below.
ATGCCCTTTTCTCTCTTTCGACCAATACCATCTTCTTGTTATACATGAACCATTCggaaaaagaattaaaattaataggAAAGAACCTGTATTTTGCCATgataaaaagggggagggctaaaataaaatgtttaatctcAAGTACTTATGATATCGGCGTACGTTATTATTAGTTATACTTTCATGATGGACTAGTCTAGTATCTGACAAGTTTCACAAACTAGTTTACAGAGGAAATAAACTTGAAAACTTCACACGTTAACTGGTTGGAAATTTGTACGAGTTGAAGACAATGTGCCCATTAGAACAACAAAGCCTTTAAGGATAAGCCTGAGTGACGATGAAAGCTAGTGGAATTTAAgttataattttcttatttatttaaatgtagaTCCATTGCCTCATTTACGTAGACCGCTCATCTCCTTTTATACGATTctaaatattctattctatactaatatatatatttgttaacttATGATTGACCGAACACTATCACTCCAATACTTGTCTATGAATAATCCGATTCGTGTATTTTTTGGCATGAACAAAGCCTTTCTAACGCAGTTCAAACCACCacatttaaaggaaattaatgtttaaagttttaattctCTGTATTCAAATTCCTAACAGGccaaaaccaaaacaaatttaCATGATCCATGGATATATTAGGGTTTGTCTGACACAATATAAATCAAACACATGTCAGTAGGAAGATAAGCACAGTTAAATAGGAATAGGTCAAGCCGATTCTACTGAAAACTACGTCCACACAATAAAAAATAGACTAAGAAGGTCTTTCCTCGCGTAAAAAGGAGAGGGACCTTAAATAAAGTATTATGTCAGTTGCACAGTTCTGGCCGCCtgtttgaattaagttttttttttatttcaaagtataTGTCAACCTTGGCAGTTTTTATGAAACCGTGAAAGGTATGACaaaccaattttaaaatgaatagtGCTGTCTTGATCGTGCAGGAAACAGATTCTGATCAACATGATCAAACCTGTTCTGGTGCAGGTCGTATTATAATGCAGTAAGATGTTTGCTTTAGCTCTTTGTCGTAGGCATTTCAAATCTGTGACTGTGAAAAACAGCAAGCAAAGCGATTTTCCTCTTTGTGCGTGTATAATGCGATTGGTGTAACAAatatacgaagatgtggtacgagtgccaatgagacaactttccatccagtTCATAAATTAACTTGTAACAGTAAACCATTAtgggttaaagtacggccttcaacacggagcctcggctcacaccgaacagcaagacATAAAGGGACTCCTAAACGACTGATGTAAAACCATTataacgggaaaaccaacggtgtAATCTATATAAGAGGCGAGAaaagagaaacacttatgaaccacatcaacaaaaaacaagtaATGAACGTCAGATTCCTGCAttaagacaggtgcaaacaaatgcagcgggtttaacgttttaataggtaccaaccttcacccttatttaaaacaatggttcaacatcacaacataaaaagacacactataaaatatcccTTCATTTCTATAACTTGGTTACATGCTCAGAAATACAACACACCGTTGTCAGAACCTTAaggaatatttataataaatattcataGACTTATTTTGGGAAAACCACCTTAGTGTAAAATTTACAAGTATGATTAAAGTTCATATGGAAATATCACCCTGGTGCGAATTTACGAGCTTGAACGATTCATTTTTGGAGGAAATTACTCTGGTACGAAAATCAATTTAGCGGAAATCAGTCACTAACTACTACTACAAAACCGCAAAAGTCTAATCGAGATGCACCCAATATAAATCATGTCATTCGTGGTAAACCAATATTactattttatagttttaataggttttacaacattttacaagaaatgtattaaaataccattcatcaataacaaaacattgaacaaaataaatttttatgaaaGACATATTTGACAACTTAAAATAATAGCACCTTATCTATCGTATCAAATGCAAGATAAATAGTTGTTCATAAAAGGGATACCGGTAATTGTTAGGGATAATGGTTTTGTGTCACATCATTGTGTATATACATATGCCTCGAGCACgtttaaatgtatgtataaaaagAGATTTAACCTATAATGTATGTAGCGAAgcaaaattaaacaaagtaTAAGTGTTTCTACCTTTGcatataaaaattgaattgaTTCACGGGCCGTTGCTTTGAAAGATTATTGCTGGATCGAATCTTTTGATATAcaagttaaataaaatgtttacgtCTCGTTGAAACGTCTGCTGTGTTGGATTGCAGCGACTAACTGAAATGTcgttaaaatattcatatttcttGAAGTATTATATACAGTTAGTCAATTACGAAGAATCTATCAACTTTTCACTTTATCACATCGCCAACCCGCATGAAATGAAATTCCTTTCTCTATCTAATTGACTGAAGTTCCATCAGACAAATGTTTCAAATCCCTAAATGCGCCTCAATTATGTCgagtatttcattttcattcacAATTCTGCATCTCTCTTCTCGAGACTCTCTTGTAATCTCGGCTTGTAATTCTGTCATCGGCTTTAGAGGTAGAGGAGTTTCGGACAGCTTCAAGTTCAAAGGTTATATATACTAACATAAGTCTAACGCGATCAacagaattaaaaacaaattatactgGCATTGTTAAGAACAACGAAATAACAACGAAAACACAGTTCGATCACAGATAGTATGTATCACAATTGTCACCGTTTTGGTGGAATAGTCCTATTTGCGTGGAGTAGATATAAGGTAATGTCTTGATGTCCACTGAACGCTGCAATATGCAGAGGATTCCAACCATCACTGTTAGCAAGTCTTGTGTCCGCTCCAAATTTAACTAAAAGTTTCacaagttttaaatttccattcaTACAACTTTGATGCAAAGCCGTTTGTCCCTCAGTGTCAAATGAATTCACATTTACTTTTCCTTCTCTGCATTCCAGAATCTTTTTAAGTTCTGCAGTATCCCCATTTCTTACTGCATCCAGAAATcccttttgatatttatttccAGATGCATTCATTGTAATTCCATTTGAGCAAATGCAATATAAAAGTGTATCACCAAATTTCCCAGCCTGTTGGAAAACGACTACCTCATTGGTTGGCTCAAGGCCAGCTAAGTATATAACTTCATTTGATTCACGATAGCTTTAGAGCGTGGGAAAAGCTATGTCAATATCTCGTACGGTTTGTCCGTATTCTAGATGTAACTGAATGGGGTTACGTTTTGAGTGACTTGTGTAAAGGAACGCCCCTTTACAAATCAAAAAGAAAACGTACCGTAATTTATTATCTAGGTAAAATCAGTGACATGGGAAAATTATTTCAAGCAAttctatcaaaatttaaatatctattCAAGTATGTTAAAGCGATTGTGAACGTATCACATTCCACAGAAGTTTGAAGAAAGGTGAAAAGTAGCAGTCTAGTTGAAATCAACAGTATTAAAAGGTGGTAAATTTAATACTTGAATTAATTATCGTcaagttttgtatattatttaaaaaatgttttggttgaCAAACTTTAAATTGTGATATTTTAGATTTCATTGACTGACCCTTGACACTTATATTGTGCCTGTTGGTAATTTGAAGATGAAGTTTGTTTGTAAGACCTTCTATAAAAGAAATTCATTAAATCTAAcctattaaaaatgaatttataatgtGCAACagttattaaactttaaaatgtgCAAGTTAAACAAGAATTGTAAAAATCTGTAAACTGTACTTTGAATGAATAGAATGTCaaaagttagtttttttttatgttccttCGGTGACGTATTTGGACAAGATGCCAAATGTCATTTTGTTCGACCTTTCCATTATTGGTacaaaatactgaaatatatcgCGTGAGTTTTCTACATCACAAACCTTTTCACTGTATAAATTTTCTGCTAATTAAAGTACAAGTACTCTGTACACATTAGCAAGTGCAGATATAGAGATTTGACCGTTAAGTTTCCCACGGGATTTGTAAATTTCCTTTAATTTGCCTTTTCACACAAACTTGATTCATTGATCTAGGCATGTAGTTTTAGATgccaaattataaataaaactaatgttTCATTGAAAcgttaaatgattttttctgTTCATTGCTGATTGTTAGTATTGATCTGTTAAATGAACTgcctttgtaaaaaaaatatgcatgtcTAAATAGAGCTACCATAAAACTGCTGATtattagaaatttgattttcgTGAGAAATAAGTTGAATATTGTTTGAAATGAAGTTATCATATTGAGTCAGCGATCAACAATACTAATAGATCGGACGAGTTAAGTGAAGAGAAAAATAACAGCGGCTGTATATATTGTGCATGTGCATGTGTATGTCATACGAAAGTAAAAAGGCTAACGACGAACAAATGTTCCTCAAAAGCAATTTCGACCAAAGCAATGTATTTTCGAATTTCTCTCTACCCCACCACTAAAAACATCACCTTCTGACAAggcaatttgtaaaattattaaaagctATAGCCATATTCGCCTAAAtgctaaaacaaatatttgagtCTTTGGAAGCGATATATTCAAAAAGAATGAGGATTAGAAATTCatcatacaatataaaattatttatcgtagaaaaaaaactttcttcAATTTTCATAAAGATAGGCAGAGAAAACAATGcttctaaattttatcattgttCAAACATGTTCAAGTATTTggtcaggtatttcacatctcatcttttatgaaaatattctaGTCAAAGCACAAACATATCGTCATACACCTAACGATACTGAACATTGTGAAGACATTAAAGATGGTATTTTCAtaccccatttatgggcattatgttttctggtctgtgcgtccgttcgtccgtccggtCGTCCGGTCGTCCCgcttcaagttaaagtttttggtcgaggtagtgtttgatgaagttgaagtccaatcaacttgaaatttagtacacatgttccctatgatatgatctttctaattttaatctccactgaacatagaaagatatagtgcggatggggcatccttgtactggggacacattcttgttggaATTAGTTTTGATTCATTCACCATGGTTCTTCTTTTACCTATTCTAAGGAGGTTATAAACTCCTTGCCTTTTCCAACGTCGTACTAGGAAGCCGGAGTCAAAGAGAGAATCATACATGCACCGAACTTTTTGGCAGGAAATCTTGTAAGTCTAGTCAATTGAAATCGGAGTCGAAAGCGAAGCGGTGTTTACACTCACAACCCCAGTGTTGAATGGTTAGTGATCACTTAGACAATTAACCCCGATGTCCTATGTTCGCTTATAAGGTTTCGtccttaagaaaaaaaaaggcatatGTGTACATaggaatttttaaattatttgctttaatttttacCTAGAATATATTGGCAAACTTCAAACAAGGTAGTCTCAATTCACTGCCAAACTCTAGTCAAAAGTTTAGCatgaatactattttttttatatattttttatttttgccctAGATTCTACAAGTTGTCATCTCTTAGTGCATTAAGTTACCCCGGTATATGATAGAAAATTAAGACGTGTGACACTAAATCGTCTCACTACACATACATCGATAGAAAAGAAGTTTGCTTAAAGCAGCTTAGaattaatacatataataaaacacAGTGAAAAAGTTAATAGCATTTTGTGACCTTGTATTCATTCTAAAGCATTTAACTCTGTAACCCTAAATCTAAATTAAGCTTACTTCTTTAACCGCAAGCCGCAAGATGAAATTTAAAGTTGTAATTAAACAAACCgtgtcaaaatttagaataaatatatactttcaaaCTTGGGTTTTTACATGTAATATGCCAATACAATCAGACCATGgtttgtcaaatttaataaaacttagCATGCAAGTTTCATCCCGGTGGCTACATGTAATAAGTGctaatatgtataaatatttgggttttttttggcagCTGGATTTGAACTGAACAACCTTTTAGATATGAAGGTTAAACTCAGATTAAAGACCATTTAAACAATAAAGAGCCGGACTGTGTATCCATATATGTTTGACAaattgtgctgtatttagacccttctacaacgaaatttgttttacacgtataaaaaatgcggtttttatccaacgcaatcataggtttgaacgtagttttcaatttagaaaaaCAATCGTTGGTTGGTTTACACTTCAGTTTAAATGAAATGCTTGCATAATCCAGAAAATGTCGCCTGCCTTCATAATCTACTTAAAACAAAATGGCATTTGCCTCCCCAAGctattaataacaaaatgtcgCTGGTCTTCATAAGCTACTAATAACAAAATGTCGTCTGCCTTCACAAGTTACTATTAACAAATTGTCGGCTGCCTTCACAAGCGAATAATAACAGAATGTCGATCGTCTCTCGTCACaagatataaataacaaaatttcccCTGTCTTCACAAGTAGCTTATAACAAATTGTCGCTTGTCTTCACAAGCAAATAATAACAGAATGTCGATCGTCTCTCGTCTCTTGTCACAAGATATAAATAACTAAATTTCCCCTGCCTTCACAAGTAGCTTATAACAAATTGTGGCCTACCTTCACAAGCAAATAATAACAGAATGTCGATCGTCTCTCGTCACAagatataaataacaaattttcccCTGCTTCACACGTAGGTTATAACAAAGTTTCGCCTGTCTTCGCAAGCAAATAATGACAGAATATCGCCTTCCTTTGCAaattactgataaaaaaaaatgtcacccGCCTCGGCGCGGGACGTTTGCGCTttttcataggacatttgcACTTATTTTTTGGACACTTGCGCTTGAaatcataggacatttgcgctgtTTAAAAATGGACAGTTGCGCTTTTGACATAGAACATTTGCGCTTTTGCAGTATTTAAGTTTTATTACTATCCTCCTTTTTTATTCGGGCTTATGACCGGCAGGTTTGACATGGCAGAGTTAAagtcatatttttctttattgttaAGAATAATTTCATAGCACATTCATACCACATTCATGTCATAGCATATTATGTAATTCATCGACTGTTGTTCAATGATTCtcttaaaaaagataaaaatagcAGGATGAGTCGAGTAAAGGACTGTACATTATAGTGGGCATGGAAAGATTCTGGACCATTTGTCGTactaatgacaaatataatttaaatttatttacatatggagtacttcaaattaaaattacagATACAGACAGAAAACTACaggtaaaaagcgcaaatgACCGGTCAATTTAATACAGGTGAATCAAAATTTAAAGCGCATATGACCATAGTATTTGAAGCGCAAAATGTCCTATCGCTTTACAAGTGAAGAGGCGCAAACGTCCTGTGCCCGCCTGCCTTCACAAGCTACTAATAACAAAATTTCGCCTGTTTTCACAAGCTAGTAATAACACACTGTCGAATTATACAAGTACCGACAATTTTTTTAGAGACCATAGTGTATTTACATTGCAAAGGGAAAATTAATCCAGAAACATCGCTATATACAGGAAAAGAAGAACAAATGGATTCTCGATAAATAGACTAAACTGGCATACATCAACTTCATTTTAACGCTGTTGGATAGTTGTTttgttggcaatcataccacatctccttaattTGTATTTAGTAAATTAAGGGGAAAACTGTCAGAACTATGCTTCAtctaaaaccattttttttttccaaattggaAGTATGTAGCCTTAATGGGAcatatttaagaaaatgaaatcagcagggaaaaggggggggggggcattacTTAATATTTTCGATCTTTTAGTTATATATACCAGCTCTTGTTGATTGTATTGTCGATCTTTTAGTTATATATACCAGCTCTTGTTGAATGTATTGTCGATCTTTTAGTTATATATACCAGCTCTTGTTGAATGTATTGTCGATCTTTTAGTTATATATACCAGCTCTTGTTGAATGTACTGTCGatcttttatttatagataCCAGCTCTTGTTGAATCCTGCATGTTCAACTGTATGCGTCTATTAATAAAAAAGTTGTTTGTCTGCTTTATTGACATTTATATCCAACATATATTGTGCGTGATATTGCATGAATTTACAACAAAATCCCCGTTTGAAATCCATTCACAAAAGTTTGAATGCCGTTTGCCTAAGGTTAGAGTATATGCCCGGTATAATCTTAAGTTTGTTAATTATATTACCCGCATCTGTGTTTTTTAATGTACAGGTATATATCGTGATAACGTCAATtacttttggtttttttaagtGCGTGTTGGgaatttgtgtcattttataCAGCATATCACCTTTTCGAAAGCAGGGAAATCAAGTcccatatttttaataaagacTTAACTAAAATGAAATGTGTATGTCTTTTAAAACTGTTCATTCAAAGATTCGTAAGGCAAAATTAAGTCTAGTGAAACAAAATTCTTATAATACCCGTAATAATTgattaaacaaatttcaataaaatatctcCTAAATCCCTCCGAGAGGCGTAAACTGCATAGAAAATGGTATTGCCGCAGACGAccttttgactttaaaaaaaacaggagGATTTTTATGCAGACAGAATATACATTTAGTTCTTTAGAGGCGTATTTAGGGGAGGGGCCCAGGCGGCTTTCCCCCACCCCATTTCtgggaaaatttggttgattatatattgaaatttttggaTCCGACACGGTTCTTGTAATCGCAAACTGCTGTATGTAGTGAGTTCTCGTACCGGGCTAGAAAAAGAATTTCCAAACCCTCCTTCCCAAACTGTCACTCACGGGATTCTATTTGGTATTTCTGTCACCATGTAGGCCTTTACACAGGGTCCCAAatcaacattttaatgaataaaaaagtatatttggCTTGCATAATTTTCCATTCGATTGAAATGCGAAGAGGCACTTACATAAGGATTTTGGTTTGACATGAACCATGCACTTTGGAATAAACgaaaatatgaaaagtttatacAGAGTACACGACGAACGGAGTAAAGGTATTGGTACAAATTAAATTGTCCTTTCAAGCAATACATGTGAGGTCAAAAGCAACTTGATTATGAAAACAGCTGAAGTCCACCAATGACTTTTTAGCGCATAGAGAAAATCATGCACCCAAATGCGGGCCTTAGCCGGACCcagaacaaaaatgtttaaaaccgTAGTTCAGtgaagactaacaaaggccagagtcgcctgacatgggacaggcgaaaaaagcagcagggttaaacatgttttgtgagatctcaactctAACCCTATATCTCCGGCcgatgtagaaaaaacaaacacacaataAAACGCACAGACATATCGGatataaaagaatatacatactcaagagaaaaaataacaaaaatcaacagCAGATGTCTTTTATacataaaatcaaaagaaaaaaaatcaagtacggccaaaataaagaaatatagtCAGTCTCAAGAATACCATACAAAAAAATCCAGCTGTGTTGACTTTCATATCCATCTACCCAACAAACATATCCCTAAAAACTTTACATATCTCTGTTATAAAGAAGATTATATTCAATTTCATAGGAATTCTGTAGTGTCAATTAGCTTGAAGTTGTATAAATccatctatttttttaaagactatCACAAAATTATTTAGAAGTAATTCGAGTGAACATACAATTGTACTCCAAATCTTTACATACTTGGTTTTTAATTTGGTTAGGCCTATCTAAACTGACTTAAACCACTTGTTTGTACCTAAGTAAACCTGACGATCGTCTAAAGATCTTTTATCAGTATTATATTGTTTGATAATAGAACAACACCGATTGTGTGAACCTGTCCATGGGAATTCTGTGTTAGTATTGCGTAATCTTGTCACTGGAATGTCAACGCCTTCCATTTTACAtgtgaatttttgtaaaatacgaCAGAATATGAAATTATACTgtgtgaaaatttcaaaaaacaaaaaggttCCTTATTTTCTTATCGCTATTTTAATAACAGGATCATGATGAATTTCTTGGCAtggtgtttatttttcaacaaaaaattaaggaaagttgatcattttcataaataagtttttaataaaatcacACAAGGCATGtggttttcatttcaattaaaTCACGTATTTACTTGTAAAGGCTATTACTACAGTACATTAAAAGAGGTTCcggtatttttctttaaattctatttttgttaaaagaggTGGTTTCTTTTCTAAATCCGTTTcttaatttttgacaattttttttttttaataaatatgaaaaataatgaaaaaaataaaaaccagtCTTATCATTAGTAAAGGCATCgcaaaataataatgatattttaatatattagtataatttatcaaaagaaCTTATTCTCTCTGATTGCATCAATTTCAAGCCTTCAATTTGTTATATGTAGAAATAATTCATTACTTTGACATCACAACTCATTAGGTTTTACaggtaaacaaattaatatcaattcaaatctttaagaaatatatcttcaattttaataatctgaaaacaacacaataataaatatataatgcgATGTCAAGATTTGATAACGATCTGTGAATTTTGAAGGCTTACGGACTAGAGGTCAATCTCCTGCATAATTGAAGAGGTCATATCTatacaaatttgaagatttttcacATGGGAGCAAGGTAACTTGTACTGAATGGAGTCAATGGTCAAATAAACCACTATCAATAGATATTAGGTGAATATAGTACAGTACgtacaaataatgtttaaacGTCAATAGACATCAGGGGAATATAGTACAGTACtttcaaataatgtttaaactCATTCCCGCCGTCAATAGACATCAGGGGAATATAGTACAGTACttacaaataatgtttaaacGTCAATAGACATCAGGGGAATATAGTACAGTACttacaaataatgttttaacTCATTCCCGCCGTCAATAGACATCAAGGGAATATAGAACATTACgtacaaataatgtttaaactCATTCCCGCCGTCAATAGACATCAGGGGAATATAGTACATTACgtacaaataatgtttaaactCATTCCCGCCGTCAATAGACATCAGGGGAATATAGTACAGTACttacaaataatgtttaaacGTCAATAGACATCAGGGGAATATAGTACAGTACttacaaataatgttttaacTCATTCCCGCCGTCAATAGACATCAAGGGAATATAGAACATTACgtacaaataatgtttaaactCATTCCCGCCGTCAATAGACATCAGGGGAATATAGTACATTACgtacaaataatgtttaaactCATTCCCGCCGTCAATAGACA
Proteins encoded:
- the LOC134706136 gene encoding notch-regulated ankyrin repeat-containing protein B-like, which encodes MNASGNKYQKGFLDAVRNGDTAELKKILECREGKVNVNSFDTEGQTALHQSCMNGNLKLVKLLVKFGADTRLANSDGWNPLHIAAFSGHQDITLYLLHANRTIPPKR